In Paludibaculum fermentans, the genomic stretch CGGCGCCCCCGCCTGCACCACTCGCCCGCCCCGGAAGACGAACATCTCGTCACCCAACTGGAGCGCTTCGTCCAGATCGTGCGTCACCAGCAGCATCGGAATCCGGAACGACCGGCGCACTTCCTCCAGCACCGCATAGAACTCTTCCCGCAGCACGAAGTCCAGCCCGCTGGAAGGCTCATCCAGCAACAGGAGCCGAGGCTGCGACAACAGCGCCCGGGCGATCGCGCCGCGCTGCCTCTGCCCGCCCGACAACGCGGCCGGCCGGCTGCCCGCCACTTCCGTCAGGCGGAACCGTTCCAGCATCTCGCCCACCTGCCGCCGCCGCTCCAACCGGTCCAGCCGCTCCGCCGCAAAGGCGAGATTCTCCCGCAGCGTCATGTGCGGAAACAAAGCCGAATTCTGGATCACGTACCCGCAGCGCCGCCGCTGCGGACTCAAAGATAGTCCAGCCGCCGCGTCAAACAGCAGCACATCATCGACCAGGATCCGCCCCTCATCCGGCTTCGCGAACCCGGCGATCGAATCCAAGGTGAGCGACTTCCCCGCCCCGCTGGGTCCAAATAGAACCGCCAGCCCGGCCTGCGTCTTCACGTGGACGTCCAGCGTAAACGGAGCCGTCTCCGCCGAGCCCGCAAACTCCTTCCGAACCCGTGCGTCGATCAATGCGCCGCCTTCCCCACCGACACCCGGCCCAGCCGGTTTGCCAGCGTCAGGCTCACCAGTGCCACCGCGGAGATCACCAGCACCAGCACCCGCGCCACATCGCCGCGCCCGCCTTCCACCGCATCATAAATGGCCACCGAGATCGTCTGGGTCCGGCCCGGGATATTGCCCGCCACCATCATCGTGATGCCGAAGTCGCCCAGCGACCGTGCAAACGCCAGCGCGGTCGCAGCCAGGATCTGATTCCAGGCCAGAGGCAGCGACACCCGCCAAAAGACCATCCATTCGGTAGCGCCCAACGACCGCGCGGCCTTCCCATACCGCCGCGGCACGCTCTCCAGTGCGGCTGTAGAGAATTTAATGAGTAGCGGAGCCGAATGCAGCAGCGCCGCCACCACCGCCGCCTGCCAGGTGAACACCAGCGACTGCCCGAAGACCCATTCGTACAACCGGCCCAGCGGACTCTGCCGCCCCAGCACGATCAGCAGGTAGTAGCCCAGCACCGTGGGCGGCAGCACCAGCGGCAGCGTGACGATGGCGTCGAGGATGTCCTTCCCACGGTAATTCTTCGTGGTTTGCAGCCAACCCAGCCACAATCCAGCCAGGAGGGCGACAATCGTGGACAGCGCGGCAACGCGCAAACTGAGCCACAGAGGAAACCAGTCGATCGCCATGCGGGATTTTCTATTATAGGACTCCAGCGCCCCCTGTCAGTCGTTGTACATTGTTGAGGAGTGATTCGCGCGACAAAGAAGGATCTGGCCCGGTCAAGGGTCCTCCGGGACTCCCTTGGAGCGCTCGGCTACCCCGGCTTCGTAAACCTGTTCACCGAAATGGAAGCAGAATACGAACACGACCCCGCCATCGTCCTGATCGCCGCGCTTTCCTGTGAGAATCTCGACGATCGAGTGGTCGAGGCGCTGCCCTGGCTCATCCTCCGTTACAACGATCTCGATTGGGACTGGATCAAAAAGGAAGCCCGCCAGCGCCAGGCGCAGAACCGTTTAGGCTTCATCGTCAGCCTGGCCCTGCGAGTCGGAGCGTCGACGTATGGCAACACGGAAAAGCTCCTGAAGCTCTCGGCCATCGAAGAGGACCTCTTTGAATATCGCCTGGACAAAGAGGACACCCTCTGCCGCAAGCTCCCGCAAGGCGAACGCCAGTGGATCCGCGAAGCCCGCTCCACCGAAGCCCGCCAGTGGAACCTGCTCACGGACCTGAGAGCACAGGACCTCAGCTATAACGGCGACATTTAGCCAGCCGTCCAACGCGATTTAACAAGGCAACACGTGGGACGGCGGACCCCCAGGTCGGCGC encodes the following:
- a CDS encoding ABC transporter ATP-binding protein; amino-acid sequence: MIDARVRKEFAGSAETAPFTLDVHVKTQAGLAVLFGPSGAGKSLTLDSIAGFAKPDEGRILVDDVLLFDAAAGLSLSPQRRRCGYVIQNSALFPHMTLRENLAFAAERLDRLERRRQVGEMLERFRLTEVAGSRPAALSGGQRQRGAIARALLSQPRLLLLDEPSSGLDFVLREEFYAVLEEVRRSFRIPMLLVTHDLDEALQLGDEMFVFRGGRVVQAGAPSAILDHPATEEVAGLLGRFNVFDAEIVAMDPAAKSSRLRCGPGFEIAGPYFPGHLLGSHLRLGVRAEMLRVKPFGGAGVVMKLLRQSRRTQTVRLEFAGGIVAEMPERSFDGESHNGEWVVEFPPSALRQLKS
- the modB gene encoding molybdate ABC transporter permease subunit, with protein sequence MAIDWFPLWLSLRVAALSTIVALLAGLWLGWLQTTKNYRGKDILDAIVTLPLVLPPTVLGYYLLIVLGRQSPLGRLYEWVFGQSLVFTWQAAVVAALLHSAPLLIKFSTAALESVPRRYGKAARSLGATEWMVFWRVSLPLAWNQILAATALAFARSLGDFGITMMVAGNIPGRTQTISVAIYDAVEGGRGDVARVLVLVISAVALVSLTLANRLGRVSVGKAAH